A window from Salvia miltiorrhiza cultivar Shanhuang (shh) chromosome 2, IMPLAD_Smil_shh, whole genome shotgun sequence encodes these proteins:
- the LOC131010795 gene encoding probable WRKY transcription factor 7, producing MAVELMRGYNFTAKMEENAAQEAAAAGLQSVEKLIRLLSHSHQQNQQEPSSSAADYQAVADVAVDKFKKFISLLDRSRTGHARFRRGPIPNPPQPRPQPKVEPVTEPVGPPPQPPKTEEKEPGSKIYHPTPIQRLPPLPLPHHHHQLIRNGSLERKESTTTINFSSPANSFLSSVTGDTDSLQPSMSSGFQITNLSQVSSGGRPMASTSSFKRKCSSLDDSSAKCGGASSGSRCHCPKKRKSRLKKVVRVPAISMKMADIPPDDYSWRKYGQKPIKGSPHPRGYYKCSSLRGCPARKHVERALDDPAMLIVTYEGDHNHAHSNAEALVLESS from the exons aTGGCAGTAGAGCTGATGCGCGGCTACAACTTCACAGCCAAGATGGAAGAAAATGCCGCCCAagaagccgccgccgccggcctcCAGAGCGTCGAGAAACTAATCAGATTACTCTCCCACTCCCACCAACAAAACCAGCAGGagccctcctcctccgccgccgacTACCAGGCCGTCGCCGATGTCGCCGTTgacaaatttaagaaattcaTTTCCCTCCTCGACCGGAGCCGGACCGGCCATGCCCGATTCCGCCGCGGCCCGATTCCAAACCCCCCTCAGCCGCGACCTCAGCCGAAGGTCGAACCGGTTACCGAACCGGTTGGCCCGCCCCCTCAACCGCCGAAAACCGAGGAGAAGGAACCGGGTTCCAAGATTTACCACCCCACGCCGATTCAGCGGCtgccgccgctgccgctgccgcaccaccaccaccagctGATTCGGAACGGCTCCCTCGAGCGGAAGGAGTCGACGACGACAATCAATTTCTCGTCGCCGGCGAACTCCTTCTTGTCGTCGGTTACCGGCGACACCGACAGCCTGCAGCCGTCGATGTCGTCCGGGTTCCAGATCACGAACCTCTCGCAGGTCTCCTCCGGCGGCCGACCGATGGCCTCGACGTCATCGTTCAAGCGGAAGTGCAGCTCCTTGGACGACTCCAGCGCCAAATGCGGCGGCGCGTCGTCGGGCAGCCGCTGCCACTGCCCTAAGAAAAG GAAATCAAGATTGAAGAAGGTAGTGAGAGTGCCTGCTATAAGCATGAAGATGGCCGATATTCCACCTGATGATTACTCCTGGAGAAAATACGGTCAAAAGCCCATCAAGGGCTCTCCTCATCCTAG GGGATATTACAAATGCAGTAGTTTAAGAGGGTGCCCGGCCCGAAAGCACGTGGAGCGGGCCTTGGATGACCCGGCAATGCTAATAGTAACATATGAAGGAGATCACAATCACGCCCATTCCAATGCGGAGGCGCTGGTTCTCGAATCATCTTGA